CTTGAACAAGACAAGTATTTTAAGCCCGGTAACGCCGAGCAATATCTAGAGCTGGATTTAGCATCCGTTAGAGCAACACTTCTGATGGCAAACACGGTAGATATGGTTTTGCCGCTGCCAAATGGTCAGTTTGTGACGTTTCGTCTGGTACCGAGCCAGGTGATGGCACCTGAGCTGGCAAATAAATATCCTCAAATTAGGACTTTTACAGGGGTGGAAGTGGGAGAGCCTGATAATCAGGGCACCTTTGACTTGTCATCGAAAGGTTTTTTTGGGATGTTTGAACACCAGGGGCAAACTGTTTACATTGACCCTCAGCCTTCGTTAAACAACTACCGCAGCTATTTTTTTAATCCAGTGGTGCATCATAACCATGCACAAGACATCCAACGCCATCCGCCAATTCGTTTTCCTGGAATTTCTGACCCCACTGCAAATCGCCCTGAAGGGCTGATGCAAACCAGCCAGATTAGTGAACAAATAGTATACCGCCTTGCGGTAGCTGCTACAGGGGAGTACACCGCTTATCATGGCGGTACACGTCCACTTGCCCTGGCTGCCATTGTGACTATGGTAAATCGGGTTAATCAGGTCTATGCGCGGGACCTTGGAGTAACGTTTCAGCTCGTTGCCAACAATGATCAAATAATCTTTGTGGATGCGGACACAGATCCATTCACAAATACAGATGAGGACATAGACGGAGACACCATTGCTCAGGCAATAGAAAACGTCATGAGCGAGACGGAATACGATATTGGACATTTGGTGGTGACTACCGGGGGCGGTGTTGCCGGGCTGGGAGTGGTTTGCTCCACCCAAAAAGCGGCTGGCCTGACCGGCAGTCCTGAACCTGAGACAGACGCATTCTATATCGATTATGTTGCCCACGAAATTGGTCATCAGCTCGGTGCAGAACATACTTTTAATGGTTTGGTGGGTGCCTGTCAGGGGAATCGCTCTGGATTATCTGCTTATGAGCCGGGTAGTGGTTCGACAATCATGGGATATACAGGCATCTGCGGTGAACAAGATTTACAGCAAAATTCAGATCCTTTCTTTCACCTGCACTCCATTGAACAAATGGTTGAGGTGACGCGTCAGGGGGTTGGCAGCACCTGCGGTGTCCGCACTGATCTGACCAATCAAAGCCCAGTGGTTGATGCCGGTAGCGACTTTAACATACCCGCCCGTACGCCTTTCACTTTAACGGGCAGCGCAACCGACGCAGATTCTGATACGCTTAGTTACAGCTGGCAGCAGTTCGACCTAGGGTCGGCTACGAATAGTGCAAGTCAGGATGCCATTGATTCTGGGTCCGGGCCTTTGTTTAGGGTCTTTAACCCAACCATGGAGCCGGTCAGAACCTTTCCTAAATTAATCGACATTCTTGCAAATAGCGTGGCATATGGGGAAGCGTACCCATCAATAAGTCGCACGTTGAACTTCCGTTTGGCGGTGCGAGATGGCCAGGGGCATGTTGCCAGCGATACGATGCAGGTCAACGTGGTTGGTTCGTCAAGTGGATTCACAGTAACCCAGCCTGATAGCAGCAGTCAGTGGCTATCTGATACACACACCGTGACCTGGGACACCGCAAATACCCAGAATGCGCCGGTTTCATGCTCCAGAGTAACCATTAGCCTTTCTACCGATGCAGGTGTGACTTTTGGTACATCGCTGGCAAATGGTGTCGATAACGATGGAGAGCAGGAGGTGCTAATCACCTCTGCAATTAGTACCAATTCTGCCCGGATCCGAGTTGCCTGTACCGACAATATCTTTTTTGCGATTAATTCCGGGAACTTTACAATCAATTCTGATGGCCCGCCTGATCCGATAGTGCCTGTATTTGAATCTCAAAATCCGATTTCTGTTGCGGAAGATGACCGTGTACAGATTAAAAAAGAAGATCTCAACTTTGAGCTCGGGCTGGCTGTTGATTTAATTACTCTGCTGCCGGGTGATAACTATACCTATACAGATCTGACAGTGATCCCGAATGAAAACTATAATGGCACGCTGAATGTCGCGGCATTCGCAACAAAGGACAATCAAAACAGTGAACGATTTAACGTAGAGGTGACGGTTACTGCGGTCAATGATGCACCCGTCGCGCAAAACGACAGCGCTAATGTGGAGTTTCAGGCAGAGCAAGTATTATTGACTATTTTGAGCAATGACACGGATGTTGATGGTGATGCGCTGAGTATCTCTGCTGTGGACTATCAGGGAACCGGTACAGTCACGATTGCGTCAAATGGTTTACTCTATACAGCAGGCACTGGTTTTTCTGGCGATGACACCATAGGTTATACCATAAGTGACGGTAACGGAGGCACAGCATCTGGTAGCGTTGCGGTAACGGTTGAGGCCGCACCTGTTGAGCCAGAACCAGAACCAGAGCCCGAGCCTGACCCTCAACCCGATCCACAGCCGGATCCGCAACCTCCTACTCAATCTCTGGATGATGGTGGCTCAGGGGGCACGTTGTTTATGACGCTTTGGTTGTTGATGGCTGGGGTTTTCATTCGGTTAGGAGTAAAAAAATATGAAGGGTAAACTAACTGCACTGAGCGTTTTGCTCAGTGCAGGATTGGCAGTAGGGTGCCAGGGGATGAATAAGCAAGAAACGGCGCCAGATGGAAAGCTACAGCAAGCACTCTCTGAGGCGATGGACAAGCAAGACTTCAGGTTGTATTACACCACGGGCCGGCGGCCTGTGGTGCCAGGCTTTGAACAATTTGAATTTAAAGCGCTCGAAGCCCGCTGTGGTGTTAAAGCGATGCCGGGTACCGGAGATACTTTACGTAGTGAAGCAGATAAAGCTGCACGGGCACAAGCTTATCAGTATGCGAAAGCGTATAACCTTAAAATATATGATGCGTGTTTAAACAGGTTGTAAATGACAACACAACAAAAAATATTATTGATAGATGATGATCGAGAACTCACTCAGCTGATGTGTCAATTTCTGCAGAAAAATGGATATCATGTCGCTTGTTATGAGCAGGGAAATGGCGCCGTTGCGCGCGTTGATGAATTTGCACCAGATCTACTGGTGCTGGATCTAATGTTACCGGGTCAGGATGGCTTGAGTATTTGCCGTCAGATCCGGGGTCGTTTTACCGGGCCTATTATTATGCTGACGGCTTTGGTAGACGACATAGATGAAGTAACCGGGTTGGAAGTGGGTGCCGATGACTATTTGTGTAAGCCCGTTAAACCTCGGGTTTTATTGGCCCATATTCGGGCACAGCTAAGGCGCCAGAACATGCTTGTGACGCAAACCAGCCAGACTGTGCGAACAATTAATGACGGTGAAATCTGTGTTGATTTGGCAAAACGTAAGGCAACATGTGGTGATAAAGAAGTCTTACTGTCCAGTGCTG
This window of the Pseudoalteromonas rubra genome carries:
- a CDS encoding reprolysin-like metallopeptidase: MNKLSLICLMLFLTCQSALAVHLIGQTHWTVLEQDKYFKPGNAEQYLELDLASVRATLLMANTVDMVLPLPNGQFVTFRLVPSQVMAPELANKYPQIRTFTGVEVGEPDNQGTFDLSSKGFFGMFEHQGQTVYIDPQPSLNNYRSYFFNPVVHHNHAQDIQRHPPIRFPGISDPTANRPEGLMQTSQISEQIVYRLAVAATGEYTAYHGGTRPLALAAIVTMVNRVNQVYARDLGVTFQLVANNDQIIFVDADTDPFTNTDEDIDGDTIAQAIENVMSETEYDIGHLVVTTGGGVAGLGVVCSTQKAAGLTGSPEPETDAFYIDYVAHEIGHQLGAEHTFNGLVGACQGNRSGLSAYEPGSGSTIMGYTGICGEQDLQQNSDPFFHLHSIEQMVEVTRQGVGSTCGVRTDLTNQSPVVDAGSDFNIPARTPFTLTGSATDADSDTLSYSWQQFDLGSATNSASQDAIDSGSGPLFRVFNPTMEPVRTFPKLIDILANSVAYGEAYPSISRTLNFRLAVRDGQGHVASDTMQVNVVGSSSGFTVTQPDSSSQWLSDTHTVTWDTANTQNAPVSCSRVTISLSTDAGVTFGTSLANGVDNDGEQEVLITSAISTNSARIRVACTDNIFFAINSGNFTINSDGPPDPIVPVFESQNPISVAEDDRVQIKKEDLNFELGLAVDLITLLPGDNYTYTDLTVIPNENYNGTLNVAAFATKDNQNSERFNVEVTVTAVNDAPVAQNDSANVEFQAEQVLLTILSNDTDVDGDALSISAVDYQGTGTVTIASNGLLYTAGTGFSGDDTIGYTISDGNGGTASGSVAVTVEAAPVEPEPEPEPEPDPQPDPQPDPQPPTQSLDDGGSGGTLFMTLWLLMAGVFIRLGVKKYEG
- a CDS encoding response regulator yields the protein MTTQQKILLIDDDRELTQLMCQFLQKNGYHVACYEQGNGAVARVDEFAPDLLVLDLMLPGQDGLSICRQIRGRFTGPIIMLTALVDDIDEVTGLEVGADDYLCKPVKPRVLLAHIRAQLRRQNMLVTQTSQTVRTINDGEICVDLAKRKATCGDKEVLLSSAEFELLWLLANSAGRILSRDELYRTIFKLEFDGMDRSIDLRISRLRKKLGDDPKEPKIIKTIRNKGYLIAS